The window TTGCTCTTTTGAACTTTGGTTTACAGGGACTGATCGTTAGCTCACGCAAAGAATCGCTTCAGCACTTCAAGCAGCCATGGGCGCATGAGTACGAACCTGTCAAGGACCTCATTGGTGCTGTGAATGTACGTTATGAACTCATCTTTAAATCTCttgattttagttttattaaaattcttATATTCACTTTTTTGTTGAAACATTTTCAAACAGGCAATCAAACCAACCGTTCTCATTGGAACCTCTGGTGTGGGTCAAACTTTCACAAAGGAAGTAGTCGAGGCCATGGCTACAAACAACGAGGTTTATTCTTGTTCTTATTCACACCTTTCTTGATTAACAAGTCATCTACTGCTATTGTTCTAATACCGGTCCTTCTGTTGGTTTATAGAAACCGTTGATTCTTGCTCTCTCAAACCCCACTTCTCAAGCTGAGTGTACCGCAGAACAGGCTTACACATGGACCGAGGTATATATTCTCTCTAATATGACATCTGAAAATGATTCATGTCCTGGTTATAACAAAGCTTAATGTAATGCTTTAAAAATAGGGTCGTGCAATCTTTGGTAGTGGAAGCCCGTTTGATCCCGTTGAGTACAACGGCAAAACTTACTTGCCTGGCCAGGTCTGCTGCTCATTTCCATATTATTTTCTCTGTCACTTAATCTGAATGCTCATACGATAACCCTACAGGCAAACAACTGTTACATTTTCCCTGGTCTGGGACTTGGTTTGATCATGTCCGGTGCTATCCGTGTCCGTGATGACATGCTCCTCGCAGCTTGTAAGTATAAATTTGTGACAGAGAGACTAAAAGATTCTCAGTGGAACTCTTTATTTAACTTGTCATTTCTCTGTGTGTATTCAACAGCTGAAGCATTGGCAGCTCAAGTCACTGAAGAGAATTTCGCCAACGGTCTGATCTACCCTCCATTCTCAAACATCAGAGAGATCTCTGCTAACATTGCAGCCAGTGTGGCCGCAACAACCTACGACCTCGGTTAGTTCCATTAATCTAAAACggactttaatttttaactcATGTTCTTGAGTTGTATAAAGAACGTGTGCTGATGAAGTATTTGTTGGGGGTATAGGATTGGCGTCGAACCTCCCACGTGCGAAGGATCTGGTGAAGTTTGCCGAGAGTTGCATGTACAGCCCTGTCTACAGAAACTACcgttaaaaaaaaggaagaagtgTTGAAGAAACATGCAGATTCTTCTTCTATTCACAACCTTCTTGAGGCTTTGTATGAGTGTTGTTTGTTTGTATTCTACTTTCTACTACACTATGATGTTTCGAGCACTCTCTCTTTTGTCTTTTTGGTTCTTGTTTGTGGAATAATAAAATccaatcttaaaaaaaaactactttttcACCCACACAATCAACATGTCTTAATATGTGAACATGCTTTGTTGTCTCTTGGATTCttatgaaataattatttgcaCTGCAGTGTCACATAGTAAATAGTCATTTTACACTAAATAAATAGATGAACCAAAAGATGTGAAAACCCCATTAATGTTTCTATGTTAAGAACCAACCATGTGATGCATCAAATATTATAGCATTTTCTATAATCAACCAATTCATACAAACATGTCCGGAAAATGTAAAAATCTTATTAAGAAGAGAACAAAATCACAGTAACtggaaataaaaatagaaaatcagTCCAGTAAAACAGTTTCAACccaactaattaaaaaaaaaaaaatcacttcaaTACACACCACAGAAGCTAAATGGGCTTAGTAGTCCTGAGCTTTAGCCTTAAAAAGCCCATATAGCATTCGGTTGAAATTgggtaaataatatttattctcGGCAAAATCGGAACAAATGATAAGTTAGAGGGACTAATAGGTAAAGAAGTAAACACGTTTTCTTATTAACCGTGTGATCTTGTTCGCATCTGGAACAAGCGAGAAAGCTCTGATATCCCTTAAATTAAAATTACACTTTTCTCGTCTTCTTCGTCAAAAATCCTCTTCACCGAGTCATCTTCTCTCCGATCAAAAAGTCAATCAAGGTATGTGCTTTCCAAATCCAATCGAAGGATTTCATTACAAACATGTTCTCCCGATTTCATTACTTAATTTCTGCTCTGATTGATTTGTTTGTCGGTTATAACGAATCTAGGTTTTGTACAAACGGTTTGGGTTCGAACTATATACAAATCTCAGTGTGGTTGTTCTTGTATTATGTCTTGACTTACGAAAGTAGCAACCTTTGGTTAAGggtttcatgtttttttttttttgagcttaCGTCCATGACGAACCTTTGCATTGACTTGTGATGATTAGATTGTGTTGGtatgtgtttaaaaataatagCTTTTATTGTCTGTCTAGTGATCAGGTTACACAGGAAGTAAGATTTGAGGTTTGAGAAGCACAAGAGAACAAGAAGGAACCTAATCAGTCTCAATTTACTCGGCTTGATCAAATTGAAACTGCAGCTAATGGCGCTTAACCCTCAGTTGATGCCTAATGGGATGCCTGTTCCCTTTGTTAATGAGATGTTTGTTCTTGTCCGAGACGGCGTTGAGTTTGAAGTCGACAAGATTCCTGGGTTCGTCTTTCCTTCGCTTCTGATTTATTTTGGGTTTGGCTTTTTAAATATTCTGCGCGGGGTTTCATTTTTGCTCTGTTGTTTTTGCTGGTTTGGATCTGACAAGTCCCATAATTGAACAGAACATATATAGGTCTTAAACACTTTGCTGACGATGTGTTTTGTTTGATATATAGAGGACATGGAGGTCATGTTAAGGCCAAGGGAGTGATATACTTGTCTAACATTCGGATGGTCTTTGTTGCAAGCAAGCCTGTTGAGAACTTTGTTGCTTTCGACATGCCTCTGGTACAGTGAATTGACTCTCTTTTTATTCAATTGATACTATGGTACAAGTATATTTCTATGAATAGAGTTGAGGAACTTTATGCTACTCTTAGCTCATAGCTCATAGCTCTGGCAAATAATGGACTATATGTTACTCTATTTTGTAGCTTTACATCCACGCCGAGAAATTCAATCAGCCAATCTTCCACTGCAACAATATATCTGGACAAGTCGAGCCTGTAAGTAAACAATCGTCATGTGGAATTTACATTTTCCTTGTCAGAAAATTGTCACATAGAGTTAACTTACACATCTCTTTGAGCATGTAATAAAAATTTCAGGTGGTACCAGAGAACGAGCACAGAGCACTGTATTCAACACACAGTTTCAAGATCTTGTTCAAGGAAGGTGGTTGCGGGACGTTCGTTCCTCTCTTTTTGAATCTCATATCATCAGTGAGGCAGTACAACAGACAAATGCAACAAGCGGCAGAAACAGCAGCGGCAGCTCCACGTGTTGGTCCCCTTCAAGCCGCACAGACCCCTGTTGATGAAATGATGAGACATGCGTAAGCCCCCTTCTATCATACGAAGGTTTTGATAAAAGAAAAGGCTGTTGTTTCTCAAAATCTTGGGTATTTGCAGGTACGTTGACCCTAATGATCCAACGAAGATATATCTGCAGCAGCCATCTGGGGAGTCTCAGTTGAGGCGGCGAGCTTACCATTCCAGTGCAGCGGGACATTGATGAGATATATACACCGAAACTACATGAGGGTGGTGCCATACACATAAGCAGCAACACATTAAGTGTTGCAAATAAGTTAAAAGCGTTGTTGGTTTGTTGatcaaacataaaaaaactaaaaactactgTGTAATGAGAAAGAAAAGACTTGTTGGTTATGttgtatatgtgaaaatttggATTCTCTATGATGGTAAAAATTGTTGTTTCAAGGctcaactgaaaaaaaaaatcgctAATTTTATTACAAGACGGCACAACATAGCATTCTTTGTTCTCTCCCGATGAAGTGGTCGAGAGTTTGAAAATTAAACAATTAAAGTTGCTTTTGTCGTGTTTATATGTGTTTCAACTAAAATAACAAagaggagagggagagggaaaCATACAAAGGAATTCGAGTGAGGATCTAATTGTCCATATCTTTGACCTAACCCTAGTATCGGGGGCTCTGTGCCGTCGGAGCAGCCACAGCCTCTCTGATCAGAAGAGACTTTATATAGCTCAGTTGAGTCTGTTTCCTTCTGGTTAGTGTTGTTTGGTCTCTGTTCTGTTTGTTCTTTAATCGAATCAAAGTTTCAGTTACTCGTAGGTTAAGTTTCGGTTATGTATTTCTGGTATTCTGATTTTTTGTGCTGAGCTCAATTCATCAGCGCGATAACCTCTAAGGGTTAGCTTCGATTAGTTGATTAAATGTCGTAATATTGAAGCTCTGATTTGTGGAATGTTTAGTGCTTCTGTATCTACAGCTAACTAGGTCTCTCTGTTGTGTTGTGTCTCTGAACTCTAATGATGACCCTTCAACTGTTACCAGCATTATAATTGTGTTTGTAATCAAACTGATTGATTGATGATGTATTAGCTCGATTGGAATGAAGTCCTTCAGCTTCTTCCtcttatgaagttatgatcttACTTCAGATCAAGATCATAATGAATAATAATACTCTTTTGACAGTGTTTTGCAGAAATAAATAGGAGTGATGGAAACCCAGAAGAAAACTAGGGAACATAGCCTACACCATATAGTTGATGACATCGGTGCTGCATTTGGAATGGGAGCTATTGGAGGTTCTGTGGTCCACTTCATAAAAGGAACCCAAAATTCCCCGAAAGGCCGTCGTTTCGTTGGGGGAGCACAAGCTGTGAGCATGAATGCTCCTCGTATAGGAGGTAGCTTTGCTGTGTTCGGAGGCCTTTTCTCTGCGTTTGACTACACGATGGTGTACATTAGGAAGAAGGAAGATCCATTGAACTCTATCGTAGCAGGTGCTGCTACGGGAGGGTTTCTGTCGATGCGACAAGGGCTTGCTGCTGCTTCGAGATCAGCTCTTATGGGAGGGCTTTTGCTTGCGTTGATCAAAGGGGTCCATTAATGTTAGACAATATAGCTTATTGGATTGTGTTTATTGAGCTTTCTCTGCTCAATCTTGGAACCTATATACTCTTTTGTTTAAATCATTCTACAGTAATTCATGTATTGGTGGTGGTATATTATGCCAACTTTTTAAGTAGAAAGACCATTTTGAGAAGGGAAGGCCAAAGAATAAGATTGGCAATGAGTCTGTCAAGCGTTATAAGACAACCAAATTCATTTCTATACACCAAAAACAAGTGAAGTTAAGAGGAGTACTGAGGCAGATATAATAAACACAGCCCCAAAAGTAGTTTGATCTTTGGTTTCTTCTCACTTATTTACATACAAAACCTTAACAAGGATCTTCACCAATACGACCAACAGAAACAAAACCGAGGAGTATGTATAGTGTCTTTGGATCTTCACCAATCACCAATAGTGTCTTTGGACTTCCATTAACTCCTTGCTGGAAGTTCGTTGATAGTGTCCTCTGTTTCTTTTTACTCTTACATCATATGCTCTTGGgagctttgttttctttttctgcaATGCCTTTGTgcatttttctctgtttttttttttgaacttgtaATGAGTTTTtcatctccaaaaaaaaaaaaaggcaaaacaaaaaatgaatttAGCGAAATCTCTAGTTCCAAAACAAGAAAACACACGTAATAAGATTAAACTTGTTATTATGGTTGACCTCGAGGAACCTGGACCAAGCTGGGAAAACAAGTGCAATGCAAAAGGCCAAGGATCAGCCACAGAATCTAAGTGGACTTTGCTGATCAACTTATTATCCCCATAACATAGATCCAAGGTTTACCAGTTTTATCGCAACAACACACGACAAGCCTTTCATTGCTGACCTTGTTCATAGTCACCCAAATCTCAATCTTATTTGTTACCTTGCTTTGCTTTAACACCGAAAACCTTTCTCCCTTAAAGACCCTAAGGACTAGAACATCGAGAGGATGTCTCTTCCGGCATGGGACTGCACAAAATCTGTAGAATCATTCCTTCGAAAAATCGAAGGTTTCTAGGTGATACTTTGTCTCGTCAAAAGAAATAATCCAAAACAAATTTACATTCATCAAAACACCACTTAGAGAATGTGACAGtgcaatttgatttttttcgtTGTTAGTATCACCGGATTTAGACACCACGTACTTCCACGTACCTGAGGCAAGGTCGTGGATTTTCCACTTGGTATAATTACACCAAATTGTCTTGTACACTCTTTTCTCACATTTACTATTCGTATGAGGATAACCTATGCCATGGAATTTAAATCTAGTTTCGTTTATCCATGTTATTTGTTTCAACCACGGGTTACAAACTGCGGCTCCAGTATCCGTGCTACATATCAACA of the Brassica rapa cultivar Chiifu-401-42 chromosome A03, CAAS_Brap_v3.01, whole genome shotgun sequence genome contains:
- the LOC103855921 gene encoding UPF0664 stress-induced protein C29B12.11c, producing the protein MALNPQLMPNGMPVPFVNEMFVLVRDGVEFEVDKIPGGHGGHVKAKGVIYLSNIRMVFVASKPVENFVAFDMPLLYIHAEKFNQPIFHCNNISGQVEPVVPENEHRALYSTHSFKILFKEGGCGTFVPLFLNLISSVRQYNRQMQQAAETAAAAPRVGPLQAAQTPVDEMMRHAYVDPNDPTKIYLQQPSGESQLRRRAYHSSAAGH
- the LOC103855922 gene encoding mitochondrial import inner membrane translocase subunit TIM17-2, whose protein sequence is METQKKTREHSLHHIVDDIGAAFGMGAIGGSVVHFIKGTQNSPKGRRFVGGAQAVSMNAPRIGGSFAVFGGLFSAFDYTMVYIRKKEDPLNSIVAGAATGGFLSMRQGLAAASRSALMGGLLLALIKGVH